One part of the Tindallia californiensis genome encodes these proteins:
- a CDS encoding ribose-phosphate diphosphokinase translates to MNMSGNEIKIFTGNANPTLAAEIARELEVPLGRALVSTFSDGEIAVNINETVRGADVFVVQSTCPPVNDAIMELLIMIDAMKRASAGRITAVLPYYGYARQDRKAKARDPITAKLVADLLTTAGADRVLSMDLHAPQIQGYFNIPVDHLLGVPILVEYFKAKEIDNPVIVSPDMGSVTRARNFAHYLEAPIAIIDKRRPKDNVAEVMNIIGDIHGKTAILVDDMIDTAGTITKAADALINFGATEVYACCTHPVFSGSAIERIKNSKIQELVACNTIPLQEEKRIDKIRSVSVAPVFAEAINRIYKNKSVSTLFD, encoded by the coding sequence ATGAATATGAGTGGCAATGAAATCAAAATCTTTACGGGAAACGCCAACCCTACCTTGGCGGCTGAAATCGCCCGGGAACTTGAAGTTCCTTTAGGGAGAGCTTTAGTGAGTACCTTTAGTGATGGAGAGATCGCCGTCAATATTAATGAAACCGTTCGAGGCGCTGATGTGTTTGTAGTTCAATCCACCTGCCCACCGGTAAATGACGCTATCATGGAACTGCTTATTATGATTGACGCCATGAAACGAGCTTCGGCAGGAAGAATTACGGCTGTTCTTCCCTACTACGGCTATGCCCGTCAGGATCGGAAAGCCAAGGCAAGAGATCCCATTACGGCCAAACTGGTAGCTGACCTGCTAACAACGGCTGGCGCTGATCGGGTACTCAGTATGGATTTACATGCTCCTCAAATTCAGGGATATTTTAATATTCCGGTAGATCATCTGCTAGGAGTACCGATTCTGGTAGAATATTTCAAAGCAAAAGAAATTGACAATCCAGTCATTGTATCACCAGATATGGGAAGCGTTACCAGAGCCAGAAACTTTGCTCACTACCTGGAGGCTCCTATTGCGATCATCGATAAACGACGACCCAAGGATAATGTGGCAGAAGTAATGAATATTATCGGAGACATCCATGGAAAAACCGCCATTCTGGTAGATGATATGATTGATACAGCCGGTACCATTACCAAGGCAGCGGACGCATTGATTAATTTTGGTGCCACGGAAGTATACGCATGTTGTACGCATCCGGTTTTTTCTGGTTCTGCCATTGAGCGTATCAAAAACTCAAAAATCCAGGAGCTGGTAGCTTGTAACACCATTCCTTTGCAGGAAGAAAAACGGATCGACAAAATCCGCAGCGTTTCCGTAGCCCCGGTTTTTGCCGAAGCCATTAATCGAATTTATAAAAACAAATCAGTCAGCACCCTTTTTGACTAG
- a CDS encoding ABC transporter permease, with protein sequence MGFEWKVAFRFLKDGRGQTAFIMLGIAVGVAVQVFLGTLISGLQANLIDNTVGSSAHIIFSGDHRFTGEGASSSTYTHRIDGNFQQEDERLKEWRPLMEALDQHPEMTAVSPLVQGNGFLLRSGVSAPIVFRGVLPERANELYQLEDGLKEGSIQLEGNQILIGSSLAEEYQLQLGDNLTFQLPGDSRQVFTVKGIFDLGSQSINDRWIFLDLSRAQRLLGIGDDIDQLETQIRDVFAADLLAEGLENQFQGITIDHWKEQNADLLSALQSQSGSSITIQVFVLLAITLGIASVLAVSVVQKSKQIGILKAMGTPSHSASRIFLMQGGLLGFLGSLLGILFGFLLTQLFLWGTARATGRALFPLEFDPAAAAVIVAIATTASVISALIPARKSAKLNPIDVIRG encoded by the coding sequence ATGGGATTTGAATGGAAGGTGGCCTTTCGGTTTTTGAAGGATGGACGGGGTCAGACCGCCTTTATTATGTTAGGTATTGCCGTAGGTGTAGCGGTACAGGTGTTTCTTGGCACCTTAATCAGCGGTTTGCAGGCAAACTTGATCGATAATACGGTGGGCAGCAGTGCCCATATTATTTTTAGCGGCGATCATCGTTTTACTGGGGAAGGAGCTTCCTCCTCGACCTATACCCATCGTATCGATGGCAACTTTCAGCAGGAAGATGAAAGGCTGAAGGAATGGCGCCCTTTGATGGAAGCACTGGATCAGCATCCGGAAATGACAGCGGTATCTCCACTGGTTCAGGGCAATGGTTTTTTGCTGCGAAGCGGCGTTTCGGCTCCCATCGTCTTTCGGGGAGTGTTGCCGGAACGGGCCAATGAACTGTACCAGCTGGAAGACGGTTTGAAAGAAGGTTCCATCCAACTGGAGGGAAATCAGATTCTTATAGGAAGCAGCTTAGCCGAGGAATATCAGTTGCAATTAGGCGATAACCTTACTTTTCAACTGCCCGGTGACAGCCGGCAGGTTTTTACTGTTAAAGGTATTTTTGATCTGGGAAGTCAGTCCATTAATGACCGTTGGATTTTTTTAGACTTGAGTCGGGCGCAACGTTTATTAGGTATAGGGGATGATATCGACCAGCTCGAAACCCAGATCCGGGATGTGTTTGCGGCAGACCTTCTGGCTGAAGGCTTGGAAAACCAGTTTCAAGGCATCACCATTGACCATTGGAAAGAACAGAATGCAGATTTGCTCTCGGCCCTTCAGAGTCAGAGCGGTTCTTCCATTACGATTCAAGTTTTTGTGCTCTTAGCGATTACCTTGGGAATCGCCAGCGTACTGGCTGTCTCCGTCGTTCAGAAATCGAAGCAGATTGGTATTTTGAAAGCCATGGGAACTCCCAGCCACAGCGCCAGCCGTATTTTTCTGATGCAAGGCGGATTGCTGGGCTTTCTCGGTTCTTTGCTGGGCATTCTGTTTGGTTTTTTGCTGACACAGTTGTTTCTCTGGGGTACTGCCCGGGCAACAGGACGAGCCTTGTTTCCTTTAGAATTTGATCCGGCCGCCGCCGCTGTTATTGTTGCCATTGCTACTACGGCCAGTGTGATTTCCGCACTGATTCCAGCAAGAAAATCAGCAAAGTTAAATCCGATTGATGTGATTCGGGGATAG
- a CDS encoding LCP family protein — translation MLKKLFIRVFLMAFLCFTLLFTGVFAAFNTFMQDSHPNSEVPVVRDREDEEFDDQEGEPFERDQLRRLVNKSNRVNAVLLGLDGGRSDTMMFISFDPDETQMDIISIPRDTYYPRKGYDGLGQKKINAAYSAHGAEGIKSIVSDLLYDVPVHYYVTLTYQGAASVVDAIGGVPMHIPQRMYYKDPYDSPPLVIDFAPGNHVLKGQDAVKFLRYRQPAPGSGAMDRNGDLGRVEVQQEFMKSAMKQAMSLGNLPTLASSAFRFVRTDVELQDLVRYANQARNMNPDTMRTFTLPGEARTQNRLSYFFHHGLETRQLLIHIYSNGEVPADLEEARRLEEEANGTADEEEAETETDSSNS, via the coding sequence ATGTTGAAAAAATTGTTTATCAGGGTATTTTTGATGGCCTTTTTATGCTTTACACTGCTTTTTACCGGTGTCTTTGCTGCCTTCAATACCTTTATGCAAGACTCTCATCCTAATTCGGAGGTGCCAGTAGTAAGAGATCGGGAAGATGAAGAATTTGATGATCAAGAGGGAGAACCTTTTGAAAGAGATCAGCTTCGACGGCTGGTAAACAAAAGCAACCGGGTTAATGCGGTGCTGTTGGGATTGGACGGTGGTCGAAGTGACACCATGATGTTTATTTCTTTTGATCCGGATGAAACACAAATGGACATTATTTCCATTCCCCGGGATACCTACTACCCCCGGAAAGGCTATGACGGTCTGGGACAGAAAAAAATTAATGCAGCCTATAGTGCCCATGGTGCGGAAGGGATTAAGAGCATTGTCAGTGATTTGCTGTACGATGTTCCGGTACATTACTATGTCACCCTAACCTATCAGGGAGCCGCATCTGTCGTGGATGCCATAGGCGGTGTTCCCATGCATATTCCTCAGCGGATGTACTATAAAGATCCTTATGACAGCCCGCCATTAGTCATTGATTTTGCACCTGGGAATCATGTTTTGAAAGGGCAGGATGCGGTGAAATTCCTGCGTTATCGTCAACCTGCTCCCGGATCCGGCGCCATGGACCGTAACGGAGACTTAGGGCGGGTAGAAGTACAACAAGAGTTTATGAAAAGTGCCATGAAACAAGCCATGAGTCTGGGGAACCTGCCAACATTGGCCAGTTCGGCCTTTCGGTTTGTACGAACCGATGTGGAACTACAGGATTTAGTTCGTTACGCAAACCAGGCTCGAAACATGAATCCAGATACGATGAGAACCTTTACCTTGCCGGGAGAGGCTCGGACACAGAATCGATTATCCTACTTCTTTCATCATGGACTGGAAACCCGTCAGCTATTGATCCATATTTATTCAAACGGCGAAGTGCCTGCTGATCTGGAAGAAGCCCGAAGGCTAGAAGAAGAAGCCAACGGTACGGCTGATGAAGAAGAGGCAGAGACGGAAACAGACAGTTCCAATTCTTAA
- the spoVG gene encoding septation regulator SpoVG — translation MQVTDVRIRKVAAEGKMKAIVSVTFDDEFVVHDIKIIEGQNGLFIAMPSRKMGEGDFRDIAHPINSDTRNKIQDAIFLRYEQMNEEEEAQSAEVGLDSGETTEATEE, via the coding sequence ATGCAAGTAACGGATGTAAGGATTCGTAAAGTGGCTGCGGAAGGTAAAATGAAAGCCATCGTCTCTGTAACCTTCGATGACGAGTTTGTAGTGCATGACATCAAAATCATCGAAGGACAGAACGGGCTTTTCATCGCCATGCCCAGCCGAAAAATGGGAGAAGGCGACTTTAGAGACATCGCTCATCCCATTAACTCCGACACAAGAAACAAAATTCAGGATGCTATCTTTTTGCGCTATGAGCAAATGAACGAAGAAGAGGAAGCTCAGAGTGCTGAGGTAGGGTTAGATTCCGGAGAAACCACGGAAGCAACAGAAGAGTAG
- the purR gene encoding pur operon repressor: METGKFRRSQRIAAMTSLLGNNPGRLFSLTEFSQQLDTPKSVLSEDISIVKETMKVLAIGEVQSVAGAKGGIRFIPGMSLHRQKEFLEKLAEELRQHHRILPGSYLYYSDLISLPAYVQPMAEILASYMKQSKPQYVVTVETKGIPLAFAVARILDKPFVVARRESLMTEGPTVSVNYVSGSGNGMQRMVLPRRAIEPGSRVVMVDDFMRGGGTAKGMQDLMKEFEAEVTDIGVLMASKSPETKRGGRYTTLLILENAEEETGKVDLYPNPELFQE; this comes from the coding sequence ATGGAGACAGGAAAATTCAGACGAAGTCAACGCATTGCCGCCATGACAAGTCTGCTGGGAAATAATCCCGGACGCCTTTTTAGCCTTACAGAATTTAGCCAACAATTAGATACGCCTAAATCGGTGTTGAGTGAGGACATTAGCATCGTCAAGGAAACCATGAAAGTCCTTGCTATTGGAGAAGTACAATCCGTTGCAGGTGCCAAAGGCGGTATTCGGTTTATTCCAGGAATGTCCCTTCACCGGCAAAAGGAGTTTTTAGAAAAACTGGCAGAAGAGTTAAGGCAACACCATCGCATCTTGCCGGGCAGTTACCTTTATTATTCCGACTTGATCAGCCTTCCTGCCTATGTGCAGCCAATGGCTGAAATATTAGCCAGCTATATGAAACAAAGCAAACCACAATACGTGGTTACCGTAGAGACGAAAGGGATTCCTTTAGCCTTTGCCGTAGCCAGAATATTAGATAAACCTTTTGTGGTAGCCAGACGGGAAAGTTTGATGACAGAAGGACCTACGGTGAGTGTCAATTATGTTTCCGGTAGCGGAAACGGAATGCAACGGATGGTATTGCCCCGCCGGGCCATAGAGCCGGGATCCAGGGTGGTCATGGTGGATGATTTTATGAGAGGTGGCGGGACAGCCAAAGGAATGCAGGATTTGATGAAGGAATTTGAAGCCGAAGTGACGGATATTGGCGTGTTGATGGCCTCGAAATCACCGGAAACCAAAAGAGGCGGCCGTTATACCACCCTATTGATTTTAGAAAATGCCGAGGAAGAAACGGGGAAGGTAGACCTTTACCCCAACCCGGAGCTATTCCAGGAATAA
- the murC gene encoding UDP-N-acetylmuramate--L-alanine ligase: protein MKEVQELADLREIQSVHMIGIGGIGMSALAHILLDQGICVFGSDREESDTTRRLRDRGAVIMIGHQASNVRSVDWLVYSAAIPKDNPEREEALLQKIPEMDRASLLGKIMKLYPHSVAVAGSHGKTTTTALLSCLLEWAELDPTVLVGGYLNEISGNVKVGKSPYLVTEACEYHGSFLRFPPRIGIVLNIDLDHLDYFENLAAIQAVFGDFVAQLPPEGLLVINGDDENSAHLPRVATCPVIRVGLCDDCDLKASQLEVDTAGRYSFDVDFRQKPLGRFSLGIPGKHHIHNGLTSLAVALELGVSPHQLRETLPKFRGLHRRFESLGNWQNVTVVDDYAHHPAEILATLQTARSAVAPKGKVYCIFQPHTYTRTLALLSEFADALALADGVVVTDIFAAREPDRGLIHSQDLVKEIRIRGGKAVYAPLPEDSAREAASLATAGDMILTVGAGPVNELAPLLEKQLKAMDH from the coding sequence ATGAAAGAAGTGCAAGAATTGGCAGATCTCCGAGAAATACAATCGGTACATATGATAGGCATTGGTGGCATTGGCATGAGCGCTTTGGCTCATATTCTGCTGGATCAGGGCATTTGTGTTTTTGGTTCTGACCGGGAGGAAAGTGATACCACACGCCGTTTACGAGATCGTGGTGCGGTGATTATGATTGGTCATCAGGCTTCTAACGTAAGATCTGTAGACTGGCTGGTGTACTCAGCGGCGATTCCAAAGGATAATCCGGAGCGAGAAGAAGCCTTGCTACAAAAAATTCCTGAAATGGACCGGGCTTCCCTGTTAGGTAAAATCATGAAGCTATACCCTCACTCCGTTGCGGTTGCCGGCAGCCATGGAAAAACAACTACCACTGCCCTTTTGTCTTGTTTGCTGGAATGGGCTGAGCTGGATCCAACGGTGCTGGTAGGCGGTTATCTCAATGAAATCAGCGGAAATGTTAAAGTAGGAAAAAGTCCGTATTTGGTTACGGAAGCCTGTGAATATCATGGCAGTTTTCTACGCTTTCCTCCTCGCATCGGTATTGTTCTGAACATCGATTTAGATCATCTGGATTATTTTGAAAACCTGGCGGCCATTCAGGCTGTTTTTGGGGATTTTGTTGCTCAGTTGCCACCAGAGGGCCTATTGGTAATCAACGGAGATGATGAAAACAGTGCTCATTTGCCCCGGGTGGCTACCTGTCCTGTGATCCGGGTTGGTCTTTGCGATGACTGCGATCTAAAAGCCTCTCAATTAGAGGTAGATACGGCCGGGCGCTATTCTTTTGACGTTGACTTTCGTCAAAAGCCCTTAGGCCGGTTTTCTCTCGGCATTCCGGGAAAACATCATATACACAATGGACTGACTTCTTTGGCGGTGGCTCTTGAGTTAGGGGTTTCTCCCCATCAACTGAGAGAAACCTTGCCGAAATTTCGTGGGCTTCATCGACGTTTTGAATCCTTAGGGAACTGGCAGAATGTTACGGTTGTAGATGACTACGCGCATCATCCGGCTGAAATTCTAGCTACTTTACAAACGGCCAGGAGTGCTGTGGCTCCTAAGGGAAAGGTTTACTGCATCTTTCAGCCTCATACCTACACCCGAACCCTGGCCCTTCTCAGCGAATTTGCCGATGCATTGGCACTGGCCGATGGTGTGGTGGTGACGGATATTTTTGCAGCCCGGGAACCGGACCGAGGGCTCATTCATAGCCAGGATTTGGTAAAAGAAATACGCATCCGAGGTGGAAAGGCGGTATATGCACCTTTGCCGGAAGATTCCGCCAGAGAGGCCGCCAGTCTGGCAACGGCAGGAGATATGATTCTTACCGTAGGGGCTGGGCCGGTTAATGAACTGGCGCCATTGTTGGAGAAACAGTTAAAAGCAATGGATCATTGA
- a CDS encoding efflux RND transporter periplasmic adaptor subunit, with the protein MNQKKKILILLMILLTFGIAFFVLMPASEENELLEIQPQTFRQVLTATGRVTGSPFYLQAQVTGQVLDLTVAEGDLVEREQLLVQLDDEDLQWQLRQQASAVAVAQAQHRNITENRLPEARNHLESLLLEQAVRQEELALEEEDLQRRLHRHRRLYEQGALPLETLEATEKAMDLWEQSVKELEKLELQIATARKDVEVYSPGGSETTESLALLEQAEVKLESLQQERNRYQLSSLTEGRVLEVHKEVGELAQKGDPLLTIGRETSLLAEVEIDERNIALLKLGQPALLWPEAYPSREVSARVSRIAPRVDADTGTVLVQLTIEEPVDFLIEDLTLQAEIEVRVLEDALLLPVAYLVGRDPVRVMVLENGQPKERVLPRTESIGLEKILVLEGLEAGESLVKP; encoded by the coding sequence ATGAATCAAAAGAAAAAAATCCTTATCTTGTTAATGATACTCCTGACCTTTGGTATTGCATTTTTTGTATTGATGCCTGCTTCAGAAGAAAATGAGTTGTTAGAAATACAGCCACAAACTTTCCGGCAGGTGCTAACCGCCACCGGTCGGGTAACCGGATCTCCTTTTTATCTCCAGGCTCAGGTGACCGGCCAGGTGCTGGACTTAACCGTAGCGGAGGGGGATCTGGTAGAAAGGGAGCAATTGCTAGTTCAACTGGACGACGAAGACTTGCAGTGGCAACTTCGCCAGCAGGCATCGGCCGTTGCGGTTGCCCAGGCACAACATCGAAATATTACTGAAAATCGTTTACCGGAAGCTCGAAATCACCTGGAATCTCTTTTGCTGGAACAGGCTGTCCGGCAAGAAGAACTGGCACTGGAAGAAGAAGACCTCCAGCGGCGTTTGCACCGGCACCGCCGCTTATATGAACAAGGGGCGCTTCCTCTGGAAACATTGGAAGCCACAGAAAAAGCCATGGATTTATGGGAGCAGTCTGTGAAAGAGCTGGAAAAACTGGAACTTCAAATCGCTACCGCTAGAAAAGACGTGGAAGTTTATTCTCCCGGTGGCAGTGAAACAACGGAATCACTGGCACTACTGGAACAAGCTGAGGTGAAGTTGGAAAGCCTTCAACAGGAAAGAAACCGGTATCAGTTATCTTCTCTGACGGAAGGAAGGGTACTGGAAGTTCATAAAGAAGTCGGAGAGTTAGCCCAAAAGGGAGATCCGTTGCTGACCATTGGTCGGGAAACTTCTTTACTTGCTGAAGTGGAAATTGACGAACGAAATATTGCCCTGTTGAAGCTTGGACAACCTGCCTTGCTTTGGCCGGAAGCCTATCCGTCACGGGAGGTTTCGGCTCGTGTCAGTCGTATTGCTCCCAGAGTAGATGCGGATACAGGAACCGTATTGGTTCAGTTAACCATCGAGGAACCCGTGGATTTTTTGATTGAAGATTTAACCTTGCAGGCTGAAATAGAAGTTCGGGTATTGGAAGATGCCTTACTGCTACCTGTTGCTTATCTAGTGGGGCGGGATCCGGTCCGGGTAATGGTGCTGGAAAATGGACAGCCGAAAGAACGAGTATTGCCCCGGACAGAAAGCATTGGTCTGGAAAAAATCCTGGTATTAGAAGGGCTAGAAGCCGGCGAAAGCCTTGTAAAGCCTTAG
- the pth gene encoding aminoacyl-tRNA hydrolase, translating into MIILTGLGNPGGKYDATRHNIGFHVIDTLARNYHTEVNQKKFNSYYGEIRIGSEKVILVKPQTYMNRSGDSIGAWMRYFDLPEENLLVIYDDMDFAPGEIKLRAKGSGGTHNGMKSIIQHLGNSDFPRLRMGIGKPLWESTSQFVLGRFTSEEMPLMQQAVKEAAEAAETFVREGIQIAMNRHNTKKESKKSKELS; encoded by the coding sequence ATGATCATTCTGACTGGTCTGGGAAACCCGGGTGGCAAATACGATGCCACCCGGCATAACATTGGTTTTCACGTTATCGATACCTTGGCCAGAAATTATCATACAGAAGTAAATCAGAAAAAATTCAATTCCTATTACGGAGAAATTCGTATCGGGAGTGAAAAAGTCATTCTTGTCAAACCGCAAACCTATATGAATCGCAGCGGCGATAGCATCGGTGCCTGGATGCGGTATTTTGACCTGCCGGAAGAAAACCTGCTGGTGATTTATGATGATATGGACTTTGCACCGGGAGAAATCAAGCTTCGAGCTAAAGGCAGCGGAGGAACCCATAATGGAATGAAATCCATTATCCAGCATTTGGGAAACAGTGATTTTCCAAGGCTTCGGATGGGGATTGGAAAACCTTTGTGGGAAAGCACCTCCCAATTTGTGCTGGGTCGATTCACATCAGAAGAAATGCCCCTGATGCAACAAGCCGTTAAAGAAGCGGCAGAAGCAGCAGAAACCTTTGTGAGGGAAGGCATTCAAATAGCAATGAACCGTCACAATACCAAAAAAGAATCAAAGAAATCCAAAGAGTTATCCTAG
- a CDS encoding ABC transporter ATP-binding protein, with translation MEGQLERQLERQLEKQLEGQVRVKELWVKVKKGRYGALWGRHCDSSLEGVDVMLETRNITKVYGTLVKTKALGGIDLKFEAGEFSSIIGYSGSGKTTLLNILGALDRPTEGSVWFQEGEVTAMSDRELADFRNRNIGFIFQFHHLLPEFTALENVLIPTWIKSHSSSRAKEGRAKELLELVGLKERLNNKATDLSGGQQQRVAIARSLINEPAIILADEPTGNLDSETTEQVYSLMREINATLNTAFIVVTHNDHIAAKSDRIIEMKDGLILKDYLTSKKNPEKVWEDVAPKYCRHCYEDGEENQLL, from the coding sequence ATGGAAGGGCAGTTGGAAAGGCAGTTGGAAAGGCAGTTGGAAAAGCAGTTGGAAGGGCAGGTAAGAGTTAAAGAGTTATGGGTAAAGGTCAAGAAGGGCCGTTATGGGGCGCTTTGGGGACGGCACTGTGACTCCAGTTTAGAGGGGGTGGATGTCATGTTGGAAACAAGAAACATAACCAAAGTGTATGGTACTCTGGTTAAAACAAAAGCACTTGGCGGTATTGATTTAAAGTTTGAAGCTGGTGAGTTTTCTTCGATTATTGGTTATTCCGGATCGGGCAAAACCACACTTTTAAATATTTTAGGTGCCTTGGACCGACCAACAGAAGGAAGCGTATGGTTCCAGGAAGGGGAAGTCACCGCCATGAGCGACCGGGAGCTGGCGGATTTTCGCAACCGTAATATCGGGTTTATTTTCCAGTTTCATCATCTGCTGCCAGAATTTACGGCTTTGGAGAATGTGCTGATTCCTACCTGGATTAAAAGCCATAGCAGCAGCCGGGCCAAAGAAGGCCGGGCCAAAGAATTGTTAGAGCTAGTGGGCTTAAAGGAACGGTTAAACAATAAGGCTACGGATTTATCCGGTGGACAACAACAACGGGTAGCCATTGCCCGGTCTCTTATTAATGAGCCGGCCATTATTTTAGCCGATGAACCTACGGGGAATTTAGACAGCGAAACAACGGAACAGGTTTATAGCTTAATGAGAGAAATAAACGCTACTCTGAATACGGCGTTTATTGTCGTCACTCATAATGATCATATTGCCGCTAAATCTGACCGTATTATTGAAATGAAAGATGGGTTGATCTTAAAAGATTATCTGACCAGTAAGAAAAATCCGGAGAAAGTATGGGAAGACGTGGCACCGAAATATTGCCGGCATTGCTATGAAGATGGAGAGGAAAATCAGCTTCTCTAG
- the glmU gene encoding bifunctional UDP-N-acetylglucosamine diphosphorylase/glucosamine-1-phosphate N-acetyltransferase GlmU: MKRQAVILAAGEGTRMKSSLPKVLHRVTGIPMINHVTNHATQVGIQDLFVIVGHGAEAVSAALPENAKTVLQAEQKGTGHAVMCAMDQLDPEGLVLVLSGDAPLISAETLEKLIHTHEEGAYAATVLSAQVENPTGYGRVLRNEETCDLLGIIEEKDATPWQKSIKEINSGTYCFRGKDLLKILPKLSQDNAQQEYYLTDTLALLKNEDQPVGICCIENPEEIMAVNTRVQLAEVEAVFRKRINHRHMVNGVTMVHPESTYIDHDVTIGKDTVIEAGAVIECGTVIGEGCHIGQNSRISDSFIESHVNILHSTIISSRVGEKTSIGPYAYLRPGACVGKRVRIGNYVEIKNATIGDDSRAAHLAYIGDAKVGKDVNIGCGVVFVNYDGKEKYQTLVGNHAFLGSNANLIAPVTIGDHAFVAAGSTITEDVPGEALAIARSRQTNKEEWNRKSRD, translated from the coding sequence ATGAAAAGGCAAGCGGTTATTCTGGCAGCAGGAGAAGGAACAAGAATGAAATCCTCCTTGCCCAAAGTGTTACATCGAGTTACCGGTATTCCCATGATCAACCATGTAACCAACCATGCAACTCAGGTAGGAATTCAAGACCTATTTGTTATTGTAGGCCATGGGGCGGAGGCGGTTTCGGCTGCTTTACCGGAAAATGCCAAAACCGTTTTACAGGCAGAACAAAAAGGGACAGGCCATGCGGTCATGTGTGCCATGGATCAGCTAGATCCGGAAGGGCTTGTACTGGTTCTTAGCGGTGATGCACCCCTGATCAGTGCCGAAACTTTGGAAAAACTGATTCACACCCATGAAGAAGGAGCGTATGCAGCAACCGTATTATCAGCTCAGGTAGAGAACCCTACCGGCTATGGTCGGGTACTGCGTAACGAAGAAACCTGTGACCTTCTGGGAATCATCGAAGAAAAAGATGCCACTCCCTGGCAAAAGAGCATTAAAGAAATTAATTCCGGAACCTACTGTTTTCGGGGAAAAGACTTGCTGAAAATATTACCAAAATTAAGTCAGGATAATGCACAACAGGAATATTATCTAACAGATACCCTGGCCCTTCTTAAAAACGAAGATCAGCCCGTAGGAATCTGCTGCATCGAAAATCCGGAAGAAATAATGGCCGTTAATACCAGAGTGCAACTGGCAGAAGTGGAAGCCGTTTTTCGAAAAAGAATCAATCATCGTCATATGGTAAACGGTGTCACCATGGTTCATCCTGAAAGCACCTATATCGATCATGATGTGACCATTGGGAAAGATACGGTGATTGAAGCAGGTGCTGTGATTGAATGTGGAACCGTTATAGGAGAGGGTTGTCATATCGGCCAGAATAGCCGGATCAGTGACAGTTTTATTGAATCCCACGTGAACATTCTTCACTCGACGATCATCAGCAGCCGGGTAGGAGAAAAAACCAGCATTGGTCCATACGCCTATTTACGACCGGGCGCCTGTGTTGGAAAAAGAGTACGCATTGGCAACTATGTGGAAATAAAAAATGCTACCATAGGAGACGATTCTCGTGCCGCTCATTTAGCATACATAGGAGATGCGAAAGTAGGAAAAGATGTTAATATTGGTTGTGGCGTTGTGTTTGTTAACTACGACGGGAAAGAAAAGTACCAAACCCTCGTAGGAAATCATGCTTTCCTGGGAAGCAATGCAAACCTGATCGCCCCGGTCACCATTGGAGATCACGCTTTTGTCGCCGCCGGATCCACCATTACGGAAGATGTTCCGGGAGAAGCCTTAGCCATTGCCCGGAGCCGGCAGACTAACAAAGAAGAATGGAATAGAAAAAGCAGAGACTAG